CACCTTCAATCGGAATGATGTAGATATTTCCAAGAAGGTCGAACACAATTTCAGTTCCATCCGGACTCACATCCAGATTCATCCAGGTTCCTTCTTCAGTGTCGAAACTAATTTCTGTGAAATCGGCACGATGCTGGGTTACATCCCATTTATCGTCACCATTTTCCTGTGCGTAAGTACCCAACGCAAAAAAGAAAGATAGAGCAAAAAGTAAAAGTCGTTTCATGTAAGGTAGTTTTAGTTAAAAATCGATTGCTTGGATGTTACTAAAACTTGAGGAGAATCGTGGCGCAGAAATGTAATTTGTTTTAAACGGAAAGGGCGGTTTTGGTAATGGAACAAGTTGTTTCAAAAAGACTTTAAAAGAGTAGTACTGCCTTTAAAAGTGTTTAAAAAGGCAAAAAAATGAAATTTAATTTGAATTTTCGTTTTCATTCGGTCATATTCACCGTTTAGAAAAATATAAACATACAATGAATTTCTACCCGACCCGTTATGTTTTGGGTTAAAGAGCATCATTAACAAACAAGCAATAGATATGAAATCATTAATAATCACACTCGCAATGCTTATAGCAGGATCATCTGCTGTATTTGCACAGCAGGAACCCCCAAACGGTATGGGTGAGCTTCAGGCTTATGCTGTATTCATGGATGCATATAAAGGAGATGACTACGATATGGCCATCAATTTTGGTGCATGGATGATTGAAGCAAAACCTGAAAAAATTGAGGGTCATGATGGTTTTGACCTTCTTCGACAGTTTGACCGTATGGTGAAGGTTTACAAAGGTGCGGCAGAGAACGAGAGTGACCCGACATCTAAATCAGAATACATGAAAAAGGCTGTTGATGTATTCGATCAAGCGTTTGAAACGTTTTCGGAGGATGAAATGGATCAGTTTGAGTGGAAGCTAAAATTGGGTCGATTTTATCATGAGAACAATTCTGCTCTGAATGTTGGTACCAGTCAAATTGCTGAAAAATATGAAGAGGCTTACGAAGAAGATCCAGAAAGATTTGCAAATGCAAGTGATGGATACTTTGCAGGCTTTCTGCTCGATCGTTATGCATCTCAGGGTCAACGGGATAAGGCTTTTGCCATGATTGATGAAATTGAAAGCTACGCAACACCTGATCTTCAGAATAAAATTACTTCCGCACGTGAGTCACTATTCGACGGACCGGAAGAGCGTATTGAATTTTATGAATCACAGCTTGCCGATGCAGGTGATAGTGAAAAGGAACAGCTTCTTACCGACCTGGTTAATCTTTACGAGGAGACAAGTGAGGGTGATAAGGCTGCAGATGCTGCGATTCAACTTTATGAGCTGAATTCAACATATGCAAACACCCGAAAAGTTGCTTCAATCTATCTGGACGACGGAGAATATGAAGCTGCAATTGAATTCTTGGAAGAATCATTTGAAAAAGCTGAGAATGATGCGGACAAAAAAGAGATTTCACTTGAACTGGCAGAAACTCATCAGCAGCTTGAGGAATTTCGTCAGGCTCGACAGTACGCGCGTCAAGCCATTGATATCGACAGTAACTATGGTGAAGCTTATATGAGAGTCGCTGCCATCTATGCTGCATCTATTTCAGAATGTACAGGCGGACAGGCACTGGAGCGGGAAGATCGAACCGTGTACTGGTTGGTTGTAGACTATCTGAATAAAGCAAAAGAAGCAGATCCAAGTCTTGCGTCTAATGCTAACAATCGTGCCGAATCTTACAGTAGTGCAATGCCAACATCTGAGGATAAGTTTTTCAAAGGATGGGAAGCAGGCGATAACTTCAGAATTAACGGCGAAGTGAGAGAGTGTTATGCATGGATTGATGAGGCTACCACTGTGAAGTAATTTTTCAAAAGAAACAGTTAGAAAAGGCACCCTGATGTAAATTGGGGTGCCTTTTTTTATGTGTAAATTATTTTAGGCACAAGGGGAGACAGTACCTTCAATTGAGTATAGAAATGTACGTGGGTTAAAAGAGATGAAACCAAATGGGTAAGAATTTGATTATGTGAAAGCGTCCGGATTTATGTGAACACTCTATCTGCAATGCAAATACTCATGATAAAATATCTGATTAATAAGCCCCTGCTTAGAAAGGGTGATGGATATTTTCCCTCAATGAATTTGGCTGACCGCTATTTTAAACTGCTAATCACATCTTTCTTTCCCTTTTTTCTTCTACTGCTGTTTCCGGACCTGAACTATTCTCAAAGTACTGTTTCAGATGAAAAGGTGATTTCAGGGAGAGTTATTGATAAAATCTCCGGAGAAGCTCTGGAAGATGTAAATGTATATTTATCGTACACTACCAAAGGAATCGCTACTGATGAATATGGGCAATTTTCATTCGGAACAACTCTAACAGGGCAGTTTGAGTTGGTATTCAGCATCATAGGCTACGAGTCACAAAAAAGGATTGTAACATTGGGTGACGGAACAGATCATTTGATCTTTGAAGTTGAACTGATTAAAAAGCCAATACGTCTTACCGAATTAGAAGTTCGGGCGGATAATTCGGATTGGATAAGAAACTTTGATGATTTCAGCAGACAATTTTTGGGAGAAACATACAACGCTTCGGAGACTGAAATTGAGAATCGATGGGTTTTCAATTTTGATCGTAATGAAGACGGTGATCTTATTGCTACTGCGGATGGACCGATTCGAATTTTAAATCATGCTTTGGGTTACGAGCTTCTGGTAGATCTCACAGACTTCTCCTGGAATGTAAGTGAAGGAAGCGGATATTATCTTGTACAAATACGATTTAAGGAGATGGAACCGGAATCGGGCCAGGAATTTCGTTCTTGGGTCAGAAACAGGGAGCAGGCTTATAATGGATCCTTTCGGCACTTTCTGAAAAGCCTTTATGATGATCGGCTGGCAAGAAATCGATTTGAAGTGGTTTGGATGGACACAAATCAAAGAGGGCGTATCCAACCAATTGACCAGTCCCAATTGGATCAGAGTTTGCGTTTTCACGGTTTGAATCCAGGGTTAGCATCGCAAGGGGTAAAAGGGTATCTATTAAGAGAGCCTGTTGATATTCTGATTGGCAGAAGAAATGTTCTTGTCGATAACAGGAAACGGGCGCGGCTGGTACCGATGAGAGATGACAATATCTTTTTTATAATGCCTGACGGAAATCTTGCGGATCTTTTAGCAGTAGCCATTGCGGGCTATTGGTCTACATATAGAATAGCAGATATGGTTCCTATAGACTATGAGCCGGGTTAATTCAGAGTGTATTTTAGATTTAGAGAGCAAAAAAATATCATTCCGGACATTATCAAGAACACATTTTTCTGATTTAGCAAAATGATTCTTATCCAACACCCGGAATGACACGAATATACTTTCGTTAAGCCGTTGATTA
This is a stretch of genomic DNA from Rhodohalobacter barkolensis. It encodes these proteins:
- a CDS encoding tetratricopeptide repeat protein, giving the protein MKSLIITLAMLIAGSSAVFAQQEPPNGMGELQAYAVFMDAYKGDDYDMAINFGAWMIEAKPEKIEGHDGFDLLRQFDRMVKVYKGAAENESDPTSKSEYMKKAVDVFDQAFETFSEDEMDQFEWKLKLGRFYHENNSALNVGTSQIAEKYEEAYEEDPERFANASDGYFAGFLLDRYASQGQRDKAFAMIDEIESYATPDLQNKITSARESLFDGPEERIEFYESQLADAGDSEKEQLLTDLVNLYEETSEGDKAADAAIQLYELNSTYANTRKVASIYLDDGEYEAAIEFLEESFEKAENDADKKEISLELAETHQQLEEFRQARQYARQAIDIDSNYGEAYMRVAAIYAASISECTGGQALEREDRTVYWLVVDYLNKAKEADPSLASNANNRAESYSSAMPTSEDKFFKGWEAGDNFRINGEVRECYAWIDEATTVK
- a CDS encoding carboxypeptidase-like regulatory domain-containing protein, whose translation is MIKYLINKPLLRKGDGYFPSMNLADRYFKLLITSFFPFFLLLLFPDLNYSQSTVSDEKVISGRVIDKISGEALEDVNVYLSYTTKGIATDEYGQFSFGTTLTGQFELVFSIIGYESQKRIVTLGDGTDHLIFEVELIKKPIRLTELEVRADNSDWIRNFDDFSRQFLGETYNASETEIENRWVFNFDRNEDGDLIATADGPIRILNHALGYELLVDLTDFSWNVSEGSGYYLVQIRFKEMEPESGQEFRSWVRNREQAYNGSFRHFLKSLYDDRLARNRFEVVWMDTNQRGRIQPIDQSQLDQSLRFHGLNPGLASQGVKGYLLREPVDILIGRRNVLVDNRKRARLVPMRDDNIFFIMPDGNLADLLAVAIAGYWSTYRIADMVPIDYEPG